The Bacteroides sp. AN502(2024) DNA segment CCGGCTAGTAAATCCCGTGCTTCATTGGCAAAGGCTTCCATGGCTCCTGCCAATAGGCTTCTGCTGATGCCGGTAAACTTGTGGACGCGATCCAGAAACTCTTCTTTACCTACGGTTCCTTTGGATACAATACGGGCGTGCAGCGGTTGTCTCTCTCCGTCAGGTGACGGTGGATTTTCAAATAAGTCATATAAAGCACTCATATTCTATTATTAATGGATTAATTACTATTATTAATTCGTTCTACCAAGGTTGCTCTTTAGTTCCACCTAGGTTGTCGTTTGGTTCTACCATGGTATTTGTTTAGTTCGACCTAGGTGGAACGAATTGATATGTGCTACAAAAGTAGGTAATTTATGTAAGGGGGAGGTGCTTTAATTGATAAGGAATGATGGGTAGGATATGATTGAAAAAGAAGTTATGATATAAGAGAGGTTATTTTAAAAGGAATGATAGGAATATCAATTTCCTAAATAGCCTCTTTGTGTTGTGTATGTATGAACATACGGTTTATCTTTCTGCCTCTATTGTGTAAGTAAAGCTGTCCGCCCGGTAATATCCGATATTGTATTCAATAGGTACTCCGTTCACATCATAAACAAATCTTTTCCTTATTAATATAGGATCACTGGATTTGATCTCCAGTTTTTCTGCAATAAATTCTCCTGCGAGTCTGGCTGAAATCTCCTCCTTGCTGGTCTTTACCACTATATTATATTGAGTTTCCAACATTTCGTATAATGGGCGTGTATAATCTTCCTCCCCGGTTAATGGAATATGGGGGTTGAAGTACGAGATAAAGTAGACAAACGGGTATTCTTTTTTTCCTCTGACACGCTCCATCACTACACAGCGAGTGGCAGGGCTGGAACCTAAATCGAAGAATGTGCCGATTTCCTCGGTCGGACGTTTCAAACTGATATGTAGCTCGAAATTACGAATCTCGATACCTAACATCTTCATTTCCTGTGAGAAACTAAGCCAGTTCTTTACTCCTCCTACGATACCTTTCTTTACGACTTTCGTTCCGTAGCCTTTCTTTCGAACTAAAAGCCCCTCAAATACAAGCTTGTTGATCGCTTGTCTCAATGTGTTCCTTGAAATATGTAATTGTTCGGACAATTTAACCTCGTTGGGAAATAACTTTCCGTTTTTGTACTCTTCGGATTCTATGAGTCTTCTTAGGATCTCTTCTGCTTGAATATGAAGTGGCTTTTCACTGCTATGGTCTATTTTCATATCTCTTCGGATTGATTTATTTTCAGCAAATATAAGATTTATCAAAAAATAATCCAAGTATTGTTTGGAATAAAAATAAATTCTATATATTTGCACAATTAAAATATGTATGAACATATTGAGTCTAAAATGCTATAGATATGAGAAAAGCTAATTATGATAAATTTCCTTCTACGAAGCTGACGGGGATGCTTGTTCAGGGTTGGGATTCTATCATTTCTACGTTAAAAGAGAAGATGAATGCGAGAAAAGTGCTGGCAGTGGATTTGTATACCGGAGTATATGAAGAAGAATTGCTGGATGCTTTTTCAAAAGGGTTCTCCGGAAAAGTGATGAATGTACGTGATCTGATGAAACCGGAACAAGAGATCCAAACTTTGACGGAACGCTTCATGACAGAAGATGTGTTGTTTGGCTATGTGACCAATTTGAAGCTGGAAGATTTTTTTGATGCGGATAAATTGGCTGCTGCGCGAAAGCAAATTAGGGAGTCGGAGGATATTGTGGTAATAATAGGTACGGGGGCTGCCATGGTGGTTCCGCAGAATGCGATGGTTGTATATGCGGATATGGCACGTTGGGAAATTCAACAACGTTTACGTCGCCATGAGGTAAAGGCCTTAGGCATAGACAATCGGAAAGATGCCGTTTCCGTGCAATACAAGAGAGGGTATTTCAACGATTGGAGAGTATGTGATAGGTATAAGGAAAGCTTGTTTGACAGGATAGAATTCTGGATTGACACCCATGTGGCCGGAACACCGAAGATGATTGATAAGGATACTTTCTTTAAAGGGATAGAGG contains these protein-coding regions:
- a CDS encoding GntR family transcriptional regulator; the protein is MKIDHSSEKPLHIQAEEILRRLIESEEYKNGKLFPNEVKLSEQLHISRNTLRQAINKLVFEGLLVRKKGYGTKVVKKGIVGGVKNWLSFSQEMKMLGIEIRNFELHISLKRPTEEIGTFFDLGSSPATRCVVMERVRGKKEYPFVYFISYFNPHIPLTGEEDYTRPLYEMLETQYNIVVKTSKEEISARLAGEFIAEKLEIKSSDPILIRKRFVYDVNGVPIEYNIGYYRADSFTYTIEAER